One Fundidesulfovibrio terrae genomic window carries:
- the rpsJ gene encoding 30S ribosomal protein S10 — MNSDRIRIKLKAYDYRILDKAVAEIVDTARNTGAGIAGPIPLPTNIHKTTVNRSVHVDKKSREQFEMRVHKRLLDILEPTQQTVDALGKLSLPAGVDVEIKL, encoded by the coding sequence ATGAACAGCGATCGCATCCGGATCAAGCTCAAGGCCTACGACTACCGTATTCTGGACAAGGCCGTGGCCGAGATCGTTGATACCGCCCGCAACACCGGCGCGGGCATTGCCGGGCCTATTCCGCTGCCCACGAACATCCACAAGACCACGGTCAACCGTTCGGTCCACGTGGACAAGAAGTCCCGCGAGCAGTTCGAGATGCGCGTCCATAAGCGTCTGCTCGATATTCTCGAGCCGACTCAGCAGACCGTCGACGCCCTGGGCAAGCTCAGCCTGCCCGCCGGCGTTGATGTTGAAATCAAGCTTTAA
- the rpsS gene encoding 30S ribosomal protein S19 encodes MPRSLKKGPFLDGHLVAKVEKANETQDRRVIKTWSRRSTILPEMVGLTFAVHNGRKFIPVFVSENMVGHKLGEFSPTRTFHGHAADKKSAKGKK; translated from the coding sequence ATGCCCCGTTCGCTCAAAAAAGGCCCCTTCCTGGACGGCCACCTTGTCGCCAAGGTGGAGAAGGCCAACGAGACCCAGGACCGCCGGGTGATCAAGACCTGGTCGCGCCGCTCCACCATTCTCCCCGAGATGGTGGGTCTCACCTTCGCCGTGCACAACGGACGCAAGTTCATCCCGGTCTTCGTTTCCGAAAACATGGTCGGACACAAGCTGGGTGAGTTCTCGCCCACCCGCACCTTCCACGGCCACGCCGCGGACAAAAAGTCCGCCAAGGGCAAGAAGTAA
- the rplP gene encoding 50S ribosomal protein L16: MLAPNRTKFRKRQKGRLRGPATGGAEVSFGEVGIKAMEHGKLTSQQIEAARVAIMRHIKRGGKVWIRIFPDFPVTAKPAEVRMGSGKGSPVGWCAPVKPGRVLYEVKGVEMEVMIEALKRAQHKLPIKTKIVTKEIA, translated from the coding sequence ATGCTAGCCCCCAACAGAACCAAATTCCGCAAGCGTCAGAAGGGCCGCCTGCGCGGTCCCGCCACCGGCGGAGCCGAGGTGTCCTTCGGCGAAGTCGGCATCAAGGCCATGGAGCACGGAAAGCTGACCAGCCAGCAGATCGAGGCCGCTCGTGTCGCCATCATGCGCCACATCAAGCGCGGCGGCAAAGTCTGGATCCGCATCTTCCCGGACTTCCCCGTCACCGCCAAGCCCGCCGAAGTCCGCATGGGTTCCGGCAAGGGCTCCCCGGTGGGCTGGTGCGCTCCGGTGAAGCCGGGCCGCGTGCTCTACGAGGTCAAGGGTGTTGAGATGGAAGTGATGATCGAGGCCCTGAAGCGCGCTCAGCACAAGCTGCCGATCAAGACCAAGATCGTGACCAAGGAGATCGCCTAG
- the rplV gene encoding 50S ribosomal protein L22: protein MEAKAIAKYIRVSPQKARLVADIIKGRGVEEAMNILKFTPKKAAVIIGKVLHSALSNAEQLSADVDTLKVKDVIVNQGPTWKRIMPRSMGRANRILKRTSHITVVVEEEKE, encoded by the coding sequence ATGGAAGCCAAAGCTATAGCCAAGTATATCCGGGTGTCGCCGCAAAAGGCCCGCCTGGTGGCTGATATCATCAAGGGCCGGGGGGTCGAGGAAGCCATGAACATCCTCAAGTTCACCCCCAAGAAAGCAGCCGTGATCATCGGCAAGGTGCTTCACTCGGCCCTGTCCAACGCCGAACAGCTGTCCGCCGACGTGGACACGCTCAAGGTGAAAGACGTCATCGTCAACCAAGGCCCCACCTGGAAGCGGATCATGCCGCGCTCCATGGGCCGGGCCAACCGCATCCTCAAGCGCACCAGCCACATCACCGTGGTGGTCGAGGAAGAGAAGGAGTAG
- the rplD gene encoding 50S ribosomal protein L4: MATVKVFDQTNKEVGNIDLAPEVFEVAIRPELMHLVIRSQLAAKRTGTHKVKTRSFVSGSGSKPWRQKGTGRARSGAKRSPIWKGGAIAHGPQPRSYAFKVNKKIKTLALKMALSSKVAEESLIVVDKLELPEIKTKLFAGVAGSFGLKKALIVLNDSNNNIELSARNLPGIKVVRQDMLNVYDLLKHPQLVMVQGAAQAVQERLK; this comes from the coding sequence ATGGCCACCGTGAAAGTTTTTGATCAGACGAACAAGGAAGTGGGCAATATCGACCTGGCCCCCGAGGTGTTCGAGGTGGCTATCCGCCCCGAGCTCATGCACCTGGTCATCAGGTCTCAGCTGGCTGCCAAGCGCACCGGCACCCACAAGGTCAAGACCCGTTCCTTCGTGTCCGGCTCGGGCTCCAAGCCCTGGCGGCAGAAGGGCACCGGCCGCGCCCGCTCCGGCGCCAAGCGCTCTCCCATCTGGAAGGGCGGCGCCATCGCGCACGGACCGCAGCCGCGCAGCTATGCCTTCAAGGTGAACAAGAAGATCAAGACCCTGGCGCTCAAGATGGCCCTGTCTTCCAAGGTGGCCGAGGAATCGCTCATCGTCGTGGACAAGCTCGAGCTGCCCGAGATCAAGACCAAGCTCTTCGCCGGTGTGGCGGGCAGCTTCGGCCTGAAAAAAGCCTTGATTGTCCTGAACGATTCGAATAACAATATCGAGCTCTCCGCCCGGAATCTCCCCGGAATCAAGGTCGTTCGGCAGGACATGCTGAACGTTTACGATTTGCTGAAGCATCCTCAGCTGGTGATGGTGCAAGGCGCGGCCCAGGCCGTTCAGGAAAGGTTGAAATAG
- the tuf gene encoding elongation factor Tu → MGKAKFERTKPHVNIGTIGHIDHGKTTLTAAITKLSHLRGFGEYVAFDQIDKAPEEKERGITISTAHVEYQTATRHYAHVDCPGHADYIKNMITGAAQMDGAILVVAATDGPMPQTREHILLARQVGVPHLVVFMNKCDLVDDPELLELVELEVRELLTKYGYPGDDIPVIQGSALKGLESDDPKSADAAPIYALLDACDSYFPEPQRDIDKPFLMPIEDVFSISGRGTVVTGRVERGVIKVGEEVEIVGIKASTKTTCTGVEMFRKLLDQGQAGDNVGVLLRGIKREDVERGQVLAKPGSITPHKKYKAEVYVLNKEEGGRHTPFFSGYRPQFYFRTTDVTGVVTLNEGVEMVMPGDNATFNVELIAPIAMEIGLRFAIREGGRTVGAGVVTEIVE, encoded by the coding sequence ATGGGTAAGGCCAAATTCGAGCGCACCAAGCCGCACGTCAACATCGGCACCATCGGTCACATCGACCATGGCAAGACCACGCTGACCGCCGCCATCACCAAGCTGTCGCACCTGCGCGGCTTCGGCGAGTACGTGGCCTTCGACCAGATCGACAAGGCTCCCGAGGAAAAAGAGCGCGGCATCACCATCTCCACCGCTCACGTGGAATACCAGACCGCCACGCGCCACTACGCGCACGTGGACTGCCCCGGCCACGCCGACTACATCAAGAACATGATCACCGGCGCTGCGCAGATGGACGGCGCCATCCTGGTGGTCGCGGCCACCGACGGCCCCATGCCCCAGACCCGTGAGCACATCCTGCTCGCCCGTCAGGTCGGCGTGCCCCACCTGGTGGTGTTCATGAACAAGTGCGATCTGGTGGACGACCCCGAGCTCCTGGAGCTGGTGGAGCTTGAAGTGCGCGAGCTGCTGACCAAGTACGGCTACCCCGGCGACGACATCCCGGTGATCCAGGGTTCCGCTCTGAAGGGCCTGGAGTCCGACGATCCCAAGAGCGCCGACGCCGCCCCCATTTACGCCCTGCTCGACGCCTGCGACTCCTACTTCCCCGAGCCGCAGCGCGACATCGACAAGCCGTTCCTGATGCCCATCGAGGACGTGTTCTCCATCTCCGGCCGCGGCACCGTGGTGACCGGTCGTGTGGAGCGCGGCGTGATCAAGGTCGGCGAGGAAGTGGAAATCGTGGGCATCAAGGCGTCCACCAAGACCACCTGCACCGGCGTCGAAATGTTCCGCAAGCTTCTGGACCAGGGTCAGGCCGGCGACAACGTGGGCGTTCTGCTGCGCGGCATCAAGCGCGAGGACGTGGAGCGCGGCCAGGTTCTGGCCAAGCCCGGTTCCATCACCCCGCACAAGAAGTACAAGGCCGAGGTGTACGTCCTGAACAAGGAAGAGGGCGGCCGCCACACCCCGTTCTTCTCCGGGTACCGCCCGCAGTTTTACTTCCGCACCACCGACGTCACCGGCGTGGTGACCCTCAACGAAGGCGTTGAGATGGTCATGCCCGGCGACAACGCCACCTTCAACGTCGAGCTCATCGCCCCCATCGCCATGGAGATCGGTCTGCGCTTCGCCATCCGCGAAGGTGGCCGCACCGTCGGCGCGGGCGTCGTGACCGAAATTGTGGAGTAA
- the rplB gene encoding 50S ribosomal protein L2, whose product MAVRTLKPTSAGRRFQTVSDFAEITTATPEKSLTEGLNKKSGRNNNGRITSRRRGAGNKHRYRLIDFRRDKFDIPAKVATIEYDPNRSARIALLHYADGEKRYILAPVGINVGDTLFAGEAVDIKPGNALPMAKMPVGTLLHNIEMTPGRGGQMCRAAGTYAQLVAKEGKYALLRLPSGEVRNVLAACIATVGQVGNVTHEKVSIGKAGRNRWLGKRPKVRGVAMNPVDHPLGGGEGKSSGGRHPVSPWGKPAKGQKTRNRKKASSRLIVKRRNEK is encoded by the coding sequence ATGGCTGTCCGCACTCTGAAACCCACTTCGGCTGGCCGCCGTTTCCAGACCGTCTCCGATTTCGCGGAGATCACCACGGCCACCCCGGAGAAGTCGCTGACCGAAGGCCTGAACAAGAAGTCGGGACGCAACAACAACGGCCGGATCACCTCTCGCCGCCGCGGCGCTGGCAACAAGCACCGCTACCGTCTCATCGACTTCCGCCGCGACAAGTTCGACATCCCGGCCAAGGTCGCCACTATCGAGTACGATCCCAACCGTTCCGCCCGTATCGCTCTTCTGCACTATGCCGATGGCGAAAAGCGTTACATTCTCGCGCCGGTTGGCATAAATGTCGGTGACACCCTCTTTGCCGGTGAAGCCGTGGACATCAAGCCCGGCAACGCCCTTCCCATGGCCAAGATGCCCGTGGGCACCCTGCTGCACAACATCGAGATGACCCCGGGCCGCGGCGGCCAGATGTGCCGCGCCGCCGGCACCTACGCTCAGCTCGTGGCCAAGGAAGGCAAGTACGCCCTGCTGCGTCTGCCCTCCGGCGAAGTGCGCAACGTGCTGGCCGCCTGCATCGCCACGGTGGGCCAGGTGGGCAACGTCACCCACGAGAAAGTCTCCATCGGCAAGGCCGGCCGCAACCGCTGGTTGGGCAAGCGCCCCAAGGTGCGCGGCGTGGCCATGAACCCGGTCGACCACCCGTTGGGCGGCGGCGAAGGCAAGAGCTCCGGCGGTCGCCATCCCGTGTCCCCGTGGGGCAAGCCGGCCAAGGGTCAGAAGACCAGAAATCGCAAGAAGGCCTCGTCGCGGCTCATCGTCAAACGCCGCAACGAGAAGTAG
- the rplW gene encoding 50S ribosomal protein L23, translated as MSYAKILLKPLVSEKATKAKEDSNQVIFYVAPMANKIEIKAAVEEAFKVKVTEVNVVRRRPLKRARHGRPTSHVPGFKKAYVTLAEGDKIEFFEGV; from the coding sequence ATGAGCTACGCGAAAATTCTTTTAAAGCCCCTGGTCTCCGAAAAGGCCACCAAGGCCAAGGAAGACTCCAATCAGGTGATCTTCTACGTGGCCCCCATGGCCAACAAGATCGAGATCAAGGCCGCTGTCGAGGAAGCCTTCAAGGTGAAGGTCACCGAGGTGAACGTGGTTCGCCGCCGTCCGCTGAAGCGGGCCCGCCACGGCCGCCCCACCAGCCATGTCCCCGGCTTCAAGAAAGCCTACGTGACCTTGGCCGAGGGCGACAAGATCGAATTCTTCGAGGGAGTCTAA
- the fusA gene encoding elongation factor G, with product MSKIVPIERQRNIGIMAHIDAGKTTTTERILYYTGVSHKIGEVHDGQATMDWMVQEQERGITITSAATTCFWRDHRINIIDTPGHVDFTIEVERSLRVLDGAVAVFDAVAGVEPQTETVWRQAERYRVPRMCFVNKMDRVGANFFRCVDMVRDRLGAKAVPLQIPIGAEDEFKGVVDLITGKAFIFDDSTKGKEYNEVDIPADLQDIYDTLRLEMLEAIAEEDEALMEKYLGGEELTPEELRSGIRKAVINLSFVPVLCGSAFKNKGVQPLLDAVVDFLPSPIDVPAIVGMNPDNEEEQIECPCDPSKPLAALAFKLMSDPFIGHLTFLRLYSGKIESGMTVYNAATGKKERIGRLLKMHANKREDIKEALAGDIVAAVGLKLTSTGETVCEEKNPVVLESLNIPEPVIEVAIEPKTKADRDTLSQALVKLAKEDPSFRVKTDEETNQTLIAGMGELHLEIIVDRLMREFNVNANVGAPQVAYRETITKEIKHENRYVKQTGGRGQYAHVVITVGPKSDGGYEFVNSIVGGVIPKEYIPAVDKGIQNAMKSGVLAGFPVVDVKVDLTFGSYHEVDSSEQAFYICGSQAFKEACRAAGPVLLEPIMSVEVVTPEEYLGDVMGDLNGRRGRVSNLEARAGSQVIKCHVPLSNMFGYATDLRSRTQGRATFTMQFDHYEQVPASLAEEIIKKK from the coding sequence GTGTCCAAGATAGTCCCCATCGAGCGCCAGCGCAATATCGGCATCATGGCCCATATTGACGCCGGCAAGACCACGACCACCGAGCGCATCCTTTACTACACCGGCGTCTCGCACAAGATCGGCGAAGTCCATGACGGCCAGGCCACCATGGACTGGATGGTCCAGGAGCAGGAGCGCGGCATCACCATCACCTCCGCCGCCACCACCTGCTTCTGGCGCGATCACCGCATCAACATCATCGACACTCCCGGTCACGTTGACTTCACCATCGAAGTGGAGCGCTCCCTGCGTGTGCTCGACGGGGCCGTCGCCGTGTTCGACGCCGTCGCCGGCGTCGAACCCCAGACCGAGACCGTCTGGCGTCAGGCCGAACGTTACCGCGTCCCCCGCATGTGCTTCGTCAACAAGATGGACCGCGTGGGCGCGAACTTCTTCCGCTGCGTGGACATGGTCCGGGATCGCCTCGGCGCCAAGGCCGTGCCCCTGCAGATTCCCATTGGAGCCGAGGACGAATTCAAGGGCGTCGTTGACCTGATCACCGGCAAGGCCTTTATCTTCGACGACTCCACCAAGGGCAAGGAATACAACGAGGTCGACATCCCCGCCGATCTTCAGGACATCTACGACACCCTGCGTCTCGAGATGCTCGAAGCCATCGCGGAAGAGGACGAGGCCCTGATGGAGAAGTACCTGGGCGGCGAAGAGCTGACCCCGGAGGAGCTCCGCTCCGGCATCCGCAAGGCTGTCATCAACCTCTCCTTCGTGCCCGTGCTGTGCGGCTCCGCCTTCAAGAACAAGGGCGTGCAGCCCCTGCTCGACGCGGTGGTCGACTTCCTGCCTTCCCCCATCGACGTTCCTGCCATCGTGGGCATGAACCCCGACAACGAGGAAGAGCAGATCGAGTGCCCCTGCGATCCCAGCAAGCCGCTGGCCGCCCTGGCCTTCAAGCTCATGAGCGACCCGTTCATCGGCCACTTGACCTTCCTTCGCCTGTACTCCGGCAAGATCGAGTCCGGCATGACCGTGTACAACGCGGCCACGGGCAAGAAGGAACGCATCGGCCGCCTGCTCAAGATGCACGCCAACAAGCGTGAGGACATCAAGGAAGCCCTGGCCGGCGACATCGTGGCCGCCGTGGGCCTGAAGCTCACCTCCACCGGCGAGACCGTGTGCGAAGAGAAGAACCCCGTGGTTCTCGAATCGCTCAACATCCCCGAGCCGGTCATCGAGGTGGCCATCGAGCCCAAGACCAAGGCTGACCGCGACACTCTGTCCCAGGCCCTGGTGAAGCTCGCCAAGGAAGACCCGTCCTTCCGCGTCAAGACCGACGAAGAGACCAACCAGACCCTCATCGCCGGCATGGGCGAGCTGCACCTGGAGATCATCGTCGACCGCCTCATGCGCGAGTTCAACGTGAACGCCAACGTCGGCGCTCCCCAGGTGGCCTACCGCGAGACCATCACCAAGGAAATCAAGCACGAGAACCGCTACGTCAAGCAGACCGGCGGCCGCGGCCAGTACGCGCACGTGGTCATCACTGTCGGTCCCAAGTCTGACGGCGGGTACGAATTCGTCAACTCCATCGTGGGCGGCGTCATTCCCAAGGAATACATCCCCGCCGTGGACAAGGGCATCCAGAACGCCATGAAGTCCGGCGTGCTGGCCGGGTTCCCCGTGGTGGACGTTAAGGTCGACCTGACCTTCGGCTCCTACCACGAGGTGGACTCCTCCGAGCAGGCATTCTACATCTGTGGTTCGCAGGCCTTCAAGGAAGCCTGCCGCGCTGCCGGTCCGGTGCTGCTCGAGCCCATCATGAGCGTCGAAGTGGTCACTCCCGAGGAGTACCTGGGCGACGTCATGGGCGACCTGAACGGCCGCCGCGGCCGCGTCTCCAACCTGGAGGCCCGGGCCGGTTCCCAGGTCATCAAGTGCCACGTGCCTCTGTCGAACATGTTCGGCTACGCCACCGACCTGCGCTCGCGCACTCAGGGCCGCGCCACCTTCACCATGCAGTTCGACCACTACGAGCAGGTTCCCGCGAGCCTGGCCGAAGAAATCATCAAGAAGAAATAG
- the rpmC gene encoding 50S ribosomal protein L29 — MTSKELRELDEAKLSEKLSQSEEELFKLRFQHATAQLEKTHRLRELKKDIARVKTVMTQKKSGR, encoded by the coding sequence TTGACCTCCAAGGAACTGCGCGAACTGGATGAGGCCAAGCTCAGCGAGAAGCTCTCCCAGTCCGAGGAAGAGCTCTTCAAGCTGCGCTTTCAGCACGCCACCGCGCAACTGGAAAAGACCCACCGTCTGCGCGAGCTGAAGAAAGACATCGCCCGCGTCAAAACGGTGATGACCCAAAAGAAAAGCGGCAGGTAG
- the rpsG gene encoding 30S ribosomal protein S7, translating to MPRKGPVPKRSILPDPVFGSVLVKKFINRLMLDGKKSTAEGVFYKAVDVLAEKTQEEPLKAFEKALANVKPHMEVKPRRVGGATYQVPMEVRPERQTTLAIRWLINNARSRGEKGMIAKLSGELMDAFNNRGGAVKKREDTHRMADANKAFAHYRW from the coding sequence ATGCCCCGCAAAGGTCCTGTTCCCAAGCGCTCGATTCTGCCGGATCCCGTTTTCGGCAGCGTGCTCGTGAAGAAGTTCATCAATCGCCTTATGCTCGACGGCAAGAAGTCCACCGCCGAGGGCGTTTTCTATAAGGCCGTGGACGTGCTGGCCGAGAAGACCCAGGAAGAGCCGCTGAAGGCTTTCGAGAAGGCTCTGGCCAACGTCAAGCCCCACATGGAAGTCAAGCCCCGCCGCGTGGGTGGTGCGACCTACCAGGTTCCCATGGAAGTGCGCCCCGAGCGCCAGACCACCCTGGCCATCCGCTGGCTGATCAACAACGCCCGCTCTCGTGGCGAGAAAGGCATGATCGCCAAGCTCTCCGGCGAGCTCATGGACGCCTTCAACAACCGCGGCGGCGCCGTGAAGAAGCGCGAAGACACCCATCGCATGGCCGACGCCAACAAGGCGTTCGCTCATTACCGTTGGTAG
- the rplN gene encoding 50S ribosomal protein L14, translating into MIQVESVLDVADNSGAKKVACIKVLGGSRRRYASVGDIIVVSVKEAMPHSKVKKGQVMKAVIVRTKKEVGRPDGTYIKFDNNSAVLLSAQLEPVGTRIFGPVARELRLKNFMKIVSLAPEVL; encoded by the coding sequence ATGATCCAGGTTGAATCCGTTCTCGATGTCGCCGACAACTCCGGCGCCAAGAAGGTGGCCTGCATCAAGGTGCTGGGTGGTTCGCGCCGCCGCTACGCCTCCGTGGGCGACATCATCGTGGTCTCGGTCAAGGAAGCCATGCCCCATTCCAAGGTGAAGAAGGGGCAGGTTATGAAGGCCGTCATCGTGCGCACCAAGAAGGAAGTCGGACGCCCCGACGGCACCTACATCAAGTTCGACAACAACTCGGCCGTTCTTCTCTCCGCTCAGCTCGAGCCGGTGGGAACCCGTATCTTCGGCCCCGTTGCCCGCGAGCTTCGCCTGAAGAACTTCATGAAGATCGTCTCGCTGGCCCCTGAGGTCCTGTAG
- the rplC gene encoding 50S ribosomal protein L3, producing the protein MAKKTLGIIGRKLGMTRVFSDDGSVVPVTVIAAGPCPVMQIRTQEKDGYTALQLGFDSREEKELNKPERGHQAKTGKGFYKELREIRLDSVDGYEAGQEITVGIFAPGDKIKVTGTSIGKGFQGPMKRHGFGGLRATHGTEKAHRSGGSIGHNTEPGKVMKGKKMAGHMGARTVTCINLEVYDIRPENNIILVKGQVPGHRNGLVMIRKQG; encoded by the coding sequence ATGGCCAAGAAAACCCTTGGCATCATCGGCCGCAAGCTGGGCATGACCCGTGTGTTCAGCGATGACGGCTCGGTTGTTCCGGTGACGGTTATCGCCGCCGGCCCCTGTCCGGTGATGCAGATCAGGACCCAGGAAAAGGACGGTTACACCGCCCTGCAGCTGGGCTTCGACTCCCGCGAGGAAAAGGAGCTCAACAAGCCCGAACGCGGCCACCAGGCCAAGACCGGGAAGGGCTTCTATAAGGAGCTGCGCGAGATTCGCCTTGACTCCGTGGACGGCTACGAAGCCGGACAGGAGATCACCGTGGGCATCTTCGCCCCCGGCGACAAGATCAAGGTGACCGGCACCTCCATCGGTAAGGGTTTCCAGGGCCCCATGAAGCGTCACGGCTTCGGCGGCCTGCGAGCGACCCACGGCACCGAGAAGGCCCACCGTTCCGGCGGCTCCATCGGTCACAACACCGAACCCGGCAAGGTCATGAAGGGCAAGAAGATGGCTGGTCACATGGGTGCTCGCACCGTGACCTGCATCAACCTGGAAGTCTACGACATCCGGCCCGAAAACAACATCATCCTGGTCAAAGGCCAGGTCCCCGGCCACCGCAACGGCCTGGTGATGATCCGCAAGCAGGGGTAG
- a CDS encoding type Z 30S ribosomal protein S14 — protein sequence MARTALRVKARRNAKFSSRAYNRCPICGRARAFLRRYGICRICFRNMALAGELPGVRKSSW from the coding sequence GTGGCACGCACTGCTCTTAGGGTGAAAGCCCGGCGCAACGCCAAATTCTCGTCCCGGGCCTACAATCGCTGCCCCATATGCGGCCGCGCCCGGGCGTTCTTGCGCAGATATGGCATCTGCCGAATCTGTTTCCGCAACATGGCCCTGGCCGGCGAATTGCCCGGTGTCAGGAAATCGAGCTGGTAG
- the rpsQ gene encoding 30S ribosomal protein S17, translating into MEEHKSNRRVLTGIVVSDKGDKTIVVRVETLVKHPLVKKYIRRRKKFMAHDPMNECGMGDKVQIIEHRPLSARKRWHLVKIMEKAK; encoded by the coding sequence ATGGAAGAGCACAAGAGCAACCGTCGGGTGCTGACCGGCATCGTGGTCTCCGACAAGGGCGACAAGACCATCGTCGTGCGTGTCGAGACCCTGGTCAAGCACCCCCTGGTGAAGAAGTACATCCGCCGCCGCAAGAAGTTCATGGCCCACGACCCGATGAACGAGTGCGGTATGGGCGACAAGGTGCAGATCATTGAGCACCGCCCGCTGTCGGCCCGCAAGCGCTGGCATCTGGTTAAGATCATGGAGAAGGCGAAATGA
- the rpsC gene encoding 30S ribosomal protein S3, with protein sequence MGQKVHPYGFRLGYNKNWTSRWFAKKDYPAFVYEDNKIRKFVKSSLFHAGISRIEIERAGGKIKLIIHTARPGIVIGRKGTEIEKVRADLKKRFGREFAVEVNEIRRPETDAQLVAENIALQLERRVAFRRAMKRTVGLARKFGAEGIKVFCAGRLAGAEIARSEWYRDGRVPLHTLRADIDYGLATAKTTYGVIGVKVWIFKGEILDSEVEQ encoded by the coding sequence ATGGGTCAGAAAGTTCACCCGTACGGCTTCCGCCTGGGCTACAACAAGAACTGGACCTCTCGCTGGTTCGCGAAGAAGGATTATCCTGCCTTCGTCTACGAGGACAACAAGATCCGCAAGTTCGTGAAGTCCTCGCTGTTCCACGCGGGAATCTCCCGGATCGAGATCGAGCGCGCCGGCGGAAAGATCAAGCTGATCATCCACACCGCGCGTCCGGGTATCGTCATCGGCCGCAAGGGCACCGAGATCGAGAAGGTCCGCGCCGACCTCAAGAAGCGCTTCGGCCGCGAGTTCGCTGTCGAGGTCAATGAGATCCGCCGCCCCGAGACCGACGCCCAGCTGGTCGCCGAGAACATCGCCCTGCAGCTGGAGCGCCGCGTGGCCTTCCGCCGCGCCATGAAGCGCACCGTGGGCCTGGCCCGCAAGTTCGGCGCCGAGGGCATCAAGGTGTTCTGCGCCGGCCGCCTGGCCGGAGCCGAAATCGCCCGCTCGGAGTGGTACCGCGACGGCCGCGTGCCCCTGCATACCCTGCGCGCGGACATCGATTACGGCTTGGCCACCGCCAAGACCACCTACGGCGTCATCGGCGTCAAGGTGTGGATCTTCAAGGGCGAGATTTTGGATAGCGAGGTCGAACAGTAA
- the rplX gene encoding 50S ribosomal protein L24, with product MKTYRIRKDDKVMVIAGKDKGKIGKVLKILPKSERILVEKVNMVKRHRKGNPYAGQAGGIEEKEAALAISNVALVCDACAKPTRVGYKYTEDGKKLRFCKKCNEVIS from the coding sequence ATGAAAACGTATCGCATCCGCAAGGACGACAAGGTTATGGTCATCGCGGGCAAGGACAAGGGCAAGATCGGCAAGGTCTTGAAGATCCTTCCCAAGAGCGAGCGTATCCTGGTGGAAAAGGTGAACATGGTGAAGCGCCACCGCAAGGGCAATCCCTATGCGGGCCAGGCCGGAGGTATCGAGGAGAAGGAGGCTGCCCTGGCCATCTCCAACGTTGCCCTGGTGTGCGACGCTTGCGCCAAACCCACTCGCGTGGGTTACAAGTACACCGAGGACGGCAAGAAGCTCCGCTTCTGCAAGAAGTGCAACGAAGTCATCAGCTAA
- the rplE gene encoding 50S ribosomal protein L5, with product MTRLEQMYSEKVVPALQKEFGYKSPMQIPKFKFISLNIGLGEASQNSKLIDVAAAELTAIAGQKCVITRAKKSIAAFKLRENQPVGCRVTLRHDRMWDFYDKLVNFALPRVRDFRGVPDRGFDGRGNFTLGIKEHTIFPEINIDRVERVTGMNITIVTTAQTDKEGKVLLDLLGMPFRK from the coding sequence ATGACTCGCCTCGAACAAATGTACTCCGAGAAGGTCGTCCCGGCCTTGCAGAAGGAGTTCGGGTACAAGTCGCCCATGCAGATTCCCAAGTTCAAGTTCATTTCCCTGAACATCGGACTTGGCGAAGCCTCGCAGAACTCAAAACTTATCGACGTTGCAGCGGCCGAGCTGACCGCCATCGCCGGCCAGAAGTGCGTCATCACCCGTGCCAAAAAGTCCATCGCGGCCTTCAAGCTGCGTGAGAATCAGCCTGTCGGCTGCCGGGTGACGCTTCGCCATGACCGCATGTGGGACTTCTACGACAAGCTGGTCAATTTCGCCCTGCCCCGCGTCCGCGACTTCCGCGGCGTTCCGGACAGGGGCTTCGATGGCCGGGGTAATTTCACCCTGGGCATCAAGGAGCACACCATTTTTCCCGAGATCAACATCGACCGGGTCGAGCGTGTGACTGGGATGAACATCACCATTGTGACGACGGCCCAGACGGACAAGGAAGGCAAGGTCCTTCTCGATCTTCTCGGCATGCCCTTCAGAAAGTAG